A stretch of Eubalaena glacialis isolate mEubGla1 chromosome 10, mEubGla1.1.hap2.+ XY, whole genome shotgun sequence DNA encodes these proteins:
- the NPAS4 gene encoding neuronal PAS domain-containing protein 4 — protein sequence MYRSTKGASKARRDQINAEIRNLKELLPLAEADKVRLSYLHIMSLACIYTRKGVFFAGGTPLAGPTGLLSAQELEDIVAALPGFLLVFTAEGKLLYLSESVSEHLGHSMVDLVAQGDSIYDIIDPADHLTVRQQLTLPSALDNDRLFRCRFNTSKSLRRQSAGNKLVLIRGRFHAHPPGAYWAGNPVFTAFCAPLETRPRPGPGPGPGPGPASLFLAMFQSHHAKDLALLDISESVLIYLGFERSELLCKSWYGLLHPEDLGHASAQHYRLLAESGDIQAEMVVRLLAKPGGWAWIYCLLYSEGPEGPITANNYPISDTEAWSLRQQLNSEETQAAYVLGTPTMLPSFPENILSQEQCSGPNPLFTMGPPRSTNFPSAPELGAVSTPEELPRPPKELGFSYLTFPSGPEPSLQADLSKDLVCTPPYTPHQPGGCAFLFSLHEPFQTHLPTPSSSLQEQLTPSTVTFSDQLTPSSATFPDPLTSPLQGQLTETSARSYEDPCTSTFPDQLLSSTATFPEPLNSPAREQVTSPSTAFQAHLNSPSQTFPEQLSPNPTKTYFAQEGCSFLYEKLPPSPSSPGNGDCTLLALAQLRGPLSVDVPLVPEGLLTPEASPVKQSFFHYSEKEQNEIDRLIQQISQLAQGMDRPFSAEAGTGGLEPLGGLEPLDANLSLAGAGPPVLSLDLKPWKCQDLDFLADPDIFLEETPVEDIFMDLSTPDPNGEWSSENPEAAVPGGAPSPCNNLSPEDSSFLEDLATYETAFETGVSAFPYDGFTDELHQLQSQVQDSFHEDGSGGEPTF from the exons ATGTATCGCTCCACCAAGGGCGCCTCCAAGGCGCGCCGCGACCAGATCAACGCTGAGATCCGGaacctcaaggagctgctgccgCTGGCTGAAGCGGACAAGGTCCGGCTGTCCTACCTGCACATTATGAGTCTTGCCTGCATCTACACTCGCAAGGGCGTCTTCTTCGCTGGAG GCACTCCTCTGGCGGGCCCCACAGGGCTTCTCTCAGCTCAAGAGCTTGAAGACATAGTGGCAGCACTACCTGGGTTCCTGCTTGTGTTCACGGCGGAGGGGAAGCTGCTATATCTCTCTGAGAGTGTGAGCGAGCATCTGGGCCACTCCATG GTGGACCTGGTTGCCCAGGGTGACAGTATCTACGACATCATTGACCCAGCTGACCACCTAACTGTGCGCCAGCAACTCACCCTGCCCTCTGCTCTGGATAATG ATCGCCTCTTCCGCTGTCGCTTCAACACCTCCAAGTCCCTCAGGCGCCAGAGTGCAGGCAACAAACTAGTGCTTATTCGAGGCCGATTCCACGCTCACCCACCTGGGGCCTACTGGGCAGGAAATCCTGTGTTCACAGCTTTCTGTGCTCCACTGGAGACAAGACCCcgtcctggccctggccctggtcctggccctggccctgcctcacTTTTCTTGGCCATGTTCCAGAGCCATCACGCTAAGGACCTGGCCCTTCTGGACATCTCAGAGAG TGTCCTAATCTACCTGGGCTTTGAGCGCAGTGAACTGCTCTGTAAATCATGGTATGGACTGCTGCACCCTGAGGACCTGGGCCACGCTTCTGCTCAACACTACCGCCTGT TGGCTGAGAGTGGAGATATTCAAGCAGAGATGGTGGTGAGACTGCTGGCCAAGCCTGGAGGCTGGGCATGGATTTATTGCCTTTTATATTCAGAAGGTCCGGAGGGTCCCATTACTGCCAATAACTACCCAATCAG tgATACAGAAGCCTGGAGCCTCCGCCAGCAGTTAAACTCTGAAGAAACCCAGGCAGCCTATGTCCTGGGCACCCCGACCATGCTGCCCTCATTCCCGGAGAACATCCTCTCCCAGGAACAATGCTCTGGCCCTAATCCACTCTTCACCATGGGGCCTCCCCGAAGCACCAATTTCCCCAGTGCTCCTGAGCTGGGTGCTGTCTCAACACCAGAAGAGCTTCCCCGACCCCCCAAAGAGCTTGGCTTCAGTTACCTGACATTCCCATCTGGCCCTGAGCCTTCTCTTCAAGCAGACCTGAGCAAGGATCTTGTGTGCACCCCACCCTACACGCCCCACCAGCCGGGAGGCTGTGCCTTCCTCTTCAGCCTCCATGAGCCCTTCCAGACCCACTTGCCCACTCCATCCAGCTCTCTCCAAGAACAGCTGACTCCAAGCACTGTGACCTTCTCTGATCAATTGACGCCCAGCAGTGCAACTTTCCCAGATCCGCTGACTAGCCCACTACAAGGCCAACTGACTGAAACCTCAGCCAGAAGCTATGAAGATCCTTGCACCTCCACTTTCCCAGATCAGCTGCTTTCCAGCACTGCCACCTTCCCAGAGCCTCTGAACAGCCCTGCCCGTGAGCAGGTGACTTCTCCAAGCACAGCATTCCAAGCACACCTGAACAGCCCCAGCCAAACTTTCCCAGAGCAACTGAGCCCCAATCCCACCAAGACTTACTTCGCCCAGGAGGGATGCAGTTTTCTCTATGAGAAGTTGCCCCCAAGTCCTAGCAGCCCTGGTAATGGGGACTGCACACTCCTGGCCCTAGCCCAGCTCCGGGGCCCCCTCTCTGTGGATGTCCCCCTGGTGCCCGAAGGCCTGCTTACACCTGAGGCCTCTCCAGTCAAGCAGAGTTTCTTCCACTATTCTGAGAAGGAGCAGAATGAGATAGACCGTCTCATCCAGCAAATCAGCCAGTTGGCTCAGGGCATGGACAGGCCCTTCTCAGCTGAGGCTGGCACGGGTGGGCTAGAGCCACTTGGGGGGCTGGAGCCCCTGGACGCTAACCTTTCCCTGGCAGGAGCTGGCCCCCCTGTGCTCAGCCTGGACCTGAAACCCTGGAAATGCCAGGATCTGGATTTCCTGGCTGACCCTGATATATTCCTGGAAGAGACGCCCGTGGAAGACATCTTCATGGATCTCTCTACCCCAGACCCCAATGGGGAATGGAGTTCAGAGAATCCTGAGGCAGCAGTCCCAGGAGGGGCCCCATCACCTTGCAACAACCTGTCCCCAGAAGATAGCAGCTTCCTGGAGGACCTGGCCACATACGAAACCGCCTTTGAGACAGGTGTCTCAGCATTCCCCTACGATGGGTTTACTGATGAGTTGCATCAACTCCAGAGCCAAGTTCAAGACAGCTTCCATGAAG ATGGAAGTGGAGGGGAACCAACGTTTTGA